The Verrucomicrobiota bacterium genomic sequence TTAAATAACCAGCTACAAAGTGCTATCGATGGGCTCGACCAAGGGGACTTACCTCTAAATCGAAGCCTAATGGAAAAACTTAAAAACATGAGTCAGGAAGGATTAGATTCATTAACACAGCAGGAAATGGACGACTTGCAGAAGCAATTGCATCATATGAGCCAAGCCTGTCAAAAGTGTCAATCCTCTCAAAATGGTGTTAATCATTTCCAAACGGCTAAGAATCAAAGTATGGGTTTAGAGGAAACACAGGGAGGTATAAATCGTGGACCGGGAAGTGTTCCTTTAACTTTAAATCCGCGTCAAAGTGACTTGGGTAGTCAAGGTATTGAATCTATATCGAATAAGGATGCCAAAAGGGCTGCCATGGGCAGAATGCTAGGAACTTCTAAAGACGCTCATGACGTAAAGGAGCAAGGAAAAACTGCAGCATTGGGTGGTGAAGTCAATAATGTAGGTGGAGGGGGAGAGTCTGTTTGGATCGACAGGCTAAAGCCGAAGGAGCAGGCCTTGGTTAAGGGTTACTTTCAATAAAAAATGGCAAGTAATAATCTAACAGAAGAAGATCTGCAGGGGGCCACGGAAAAGCTGAACAGGCTAAAGAAAGAGTTAAATGAAGTGCTCTATGGCCAACAAACACTCATTGAAATGGTGATCATAGGCATCCTAGCAAGAGGACATCTTCTATTGGAAGGACTTCCTGGTTTAGGAAAAACAGCACTAGTTAAGGCGCTAGCAAAATGTGTAGACTTAGATTCTAGGAGAATTCAATTTACACCGGATTTGTTGCCAGGGGATATCACAGGTAATCCAATTTTAAAAGAGTCTAAAGGAGAGAGGCATTTTGTTTTTCAGCCTGGTCCCCTATTTACCAACTTGGTGCTTGCAGATGAGATAAACCGAGCTTCGCCTAAAACACAGGCTGCCTTGCTCGAGGCGATGCAAGAAAGTTTTGTCACAGTCTTGGGGGAAACGCATGCGTTGCCTAAACCTTTTTTTGTTTTGGCAACGCAAAATCCGATTGAACTTGAGGGTACCTACCCTCTGCCTGAAGCACAACTAGATAGGTTTTTGATAAAGATTGAGGTGCAAAGAAATTCAGTTGATGTTTTACAGAAAATAATTTTGAACCGAGAAATAGGGACGGATCCGAAAATTAATTCTGTCCTGACAAAGCAAGAACTAGAAGGACTCATAAATCTTTGTCATGAGATCTACTTACCCGATGTTGTAGCAAATTATATGGCCAAAATAGTTAATGCGACTCATTCAGGAGAGTGTGAAGCCTCTACTAAAATTCAGTACGGAGCTAGTCCGCGAGCTGCTATAGCTCTAGCTGCTACATCTAAAGCTAGGGCTTTGATAAAAGGTCGTATGAACGCTAGTTTTGAAGATGTCAGAGCGATGGCTCTGCCTGTGCTTGGGCACAGGGTGCTGCTAGACTATACAGCCAAATTAGAAGGCTATACATCCCATGCGATAATTAATCAAATCATAAAAGATATTGATGTGCTTGACGCAGAGTTACCCAATACACTTGAATCCGCAAAGGTAAAATAGTGATTAGGATCTTGTCCAGAATGTCTCTGGCAGGCGCGCTCTTGGCACTGTTTTATGAGGTAGCTAATGTTTATGGCTTTGATTATGCCTTCACGTCACCTGATATAAGAAAGGGGAGTGGTATTAGCATTCGTGTTGAGAGTGCCTATGATCAGGTGCCTCGTGTAGGTTTTTTGCCTATACGAATAATCTTAGAAAACAAAAGTGATAGGGCACGAGATTGGTTATTTCATTTTACGAGCTCTAGTTCGCAAGGTCGTAGTGACTATTTGATTAATGTCAATGTTGAGGCATCTAAGATAAGACAGCGCTACGCATATGTGCCTTTAGCGACACTCAATAGAGACAATAATGCTAGGCTAGAATACAGGGTCAGTGGTTATGGAGTAATCAACAGGGCTTATATACCTGATGGAGAGTTAAATATTACCTACCATTCAGATGAGAGAACACAATTTTTACTCATGTCCAGAAAGTTTGGTAGCCTGTATCATAGCCAAGTAGAGGAAGCGATTAAGAGTAACTCTGAGACATATTCTTATCACGAAGACTACGAACCTATACCCCCTAGAAAAACTTTATTTAAAGGCAAGAAAAGATGGCTTGATGCACAAGTGGTGGACCTCGAACAATTACCTGCTGATCCTAGAATATGGATGGGAGTCCAGAGTTTATGGCTTTACCAAAGCGATTGGATGAAGTTATCTAATGCACAAAGAAGCACCATTTTAGACTGGGTTTGGACAGGTGGGATAGCCTATGTAGAAATAAATACGAAAGAATTATACTTAGATGGGGTTGGACCGGTAGAGGACCGTAAAGGTGTAGGTTTCGGCGAGATTAGGTTAGTTGAAGTTGAATTAGTAAATAAAGCAAACTGGATAAAGGATGCCATACTCGACATGGACTCAGAAGTTTATGTGCCAGTCGCAGACGATTATCATGAAGGTTGGAATTTGCTAGATTTGGTTCGAGCTCCTGGCATATCGATTTGGTTTGTCGTTGCATTTGTTGTTTTATTTGGTTTGCTGATAGGACCATTTAATATATGGGTGATTGCACCAAATAGGAGACGTGTAAGGCTCTTTCTAACCATTCCTTTGATCTCCTTAGCTGGAGGGTTAATTATAACACTAGTTATACTTATTTCTGAAGGCACAGGGGGATTTGGTAGGCGTTTTACGCTGGTTGCTTTGTTGCCCGATAGGCCTTTACACTGGATTGTCCAAGAGCAAGTTAGTCGAACTTCATTGCTACTGAGTAGATCATTTGAGGTGGATCCAGAAACGCAGATGATGGCACTAAAGAAAAAATATTGGAAATCGGATCAGGACTTTTACCAAAGATCTGCTCAATTCTTAGAGGGTGATTGGTTTTCCAGCAGGAAGACTCAAAGACATATTATCCAACAATTTCAACCAACAAGAGCTAGATTATCTACACGTTCCAAAAAGTACGCTGAGTTAGAGATTAGAGAGGTAATTTCCAGGTTAGATCTAGAACTAGAGGATGTATGGATTATTGATGAGGATGACGAATATTGGCACTGTAAGAAATTATCAAGAGGACAGTGGGTAGAGTTAGAGAAGCAGGATGCGGTAGCTTATCAAAATTGGTGGGCAGATGCTATTGATGATGCCAGCCTGAGAATGCGTGCTTACTTGAATGGTGTACGACATAAAAAGGGCTACTTTTACGCACTTGCTAAAGCTAATGAAGAGATCCCATTGTCAACGCTTGATTCTATAGACTGGCAAGATGACAGGATAATTTATCTGGGAGAATGGGTAGAAGATGAATTGTGACAGTGGGACAAAGGGTTCTATCATTGAAGTAGCAAGCCTTGTGCGGTCCTTCGAAGAAGTGTTAGCAGTAAACGAAATTTCATTCTCTATAAAAGCAGGACAAGTGGTAGGATTTATAGGTGCTAACGGGGCTGGTAAGACTACAACCATGCGTGTAATGGCCACCTTAGATATGCCAGATAGCGGGGTTGTAAAAATAGCAGGCTATAATGTTACAGATGACCCGCAAGAAATAAGAAGATTGCTAGGATGGATGCCTGATGCATTTGGTGTATATGAGCATACAACTGTGCTCGATTATCTAGATTTTCATGCTAGAGCGCATGGATATAACGGATGTGAGAGAAGAAAGAGAATAGATGAGGTCATGCAATTTGCTGATTTAACTGGTCTTGCGGAAAGGCCCATGAATGGCCTCTCTAAAGGCATGGGCCAACGTTTATGCCTAGGCCGAACACTTATTCATGATCCACAAGTTTTAATTTTAGATGAGCCTGCAGCAGGCTTAGACCCTAAAGCTAGGATTGAATTTAAAAATCTAGTCCGCTTATTGGCAGATCAAAACAAAACGATATTTATCAGTTCTCATATACTATCCGAGCTAGGAGAAATGTGTGATGAGATGCTCTTTATTGAAAAGGGTGAAATTGTGCACCATGGATCAGCGGAGTCGTTAAAACGTAATAATGAAACAAATATTGAGGTAGAAATAGCGACTACCAATGAAGCCAAAAAATTGTCAGAATGGCTACAAGTAAACAAGGGCTGGAAGAAATTAGGGGAAAGCAAAAACCGAGTAAGAGCATCTTATGAATCGCAAGACGACCATGACTTAGCAGGCGAGCTGAGAAGAATGGTGAATGAAGGCATACGGGTATATGAATTAAAAATTGTAGAGAGAAGACTGGAAGATGCTTTCGTTGATATTTTAAAAAGATCTACCATGGCTGAGGATAAGGAGTCGTGATAAAAGCCTGGCTAGATGTAGATCATGACTTTCCTGACATATTAAGCCCTATTGTCGTCAAAGAATTAAGGCAGGCCTTGAGGGCTAGATGGTTCATTGTTGGTTTCTTGTTACTACAGCTGTTCATGGCGGGATCTATTATTTTGGCATCTCTAGAATATGCTAGTGATCCTGAAGAGTTTCAAATTAAGGATACGGATGGCTTCTTTTGGTTTCTTTTGGGTATGCATTTGATGTTGGTCATGCCTCTTAAGGCAATCAACTCTCTTAGCTCGGAAAGAAAAGCTAACACACTTGAATTGATGCAACTTAGCAACTTGGGAACATGGAGAATTGTTTTGGGTAAGTGGTCCTCAATTGTAGGGCAAATTCTTTTAGTGATTATCTCCGTTATCCCTTATGGGGTGATAAGGTATTTTCTGGGTGATGTTAATCTTTTAGAGGATCTATGGAGCGTTTTTATGCTATTTCTGGGCTCTTTGTTACTAAGTGCTGCAGGTATTGCCTTATCTAATTTCCCTACATGGGTTAAAGGCTTAGGAGTTTTTTCTATATTGATATTTTCGACTAGCTCTAGCTCTCTATTTACTCTTCTGAGAGGCAGTATTGTGATGACTACAGGAGAGTGGATATCTATTCTATCTTTATGTCTATGGGACTGGTCTTTACTCGTTATATTCGGTTTATTGGTCGGATGTGAGACAATATCCGCTTCAGCGGAAAACTATACAAAATGGAAACGTATAGTCGTCCTAGGGGCTTTGTTGCCAACAATAATGATAGTATCGACAGGCATGGCAAAGGAGGCGCTCGTAACTCAGATGACACTATGTTTAGCGTTATGGGGATATGTGGTAATTGAGGGAATGACTAAAAGTGAAAAAATTGTACATGCCCAAGTGAGAGATTTTAAGAAGATGGGTCTGTTTGGTAAGTTGCTAGGTAAGGTTTTGTACCCGGTATGGCCGAGTTGTGTGCTATATGTCGTGATCTCGCTGATACCATTTATTGGAATTATTTTTTTATATGATGATAGCTCCAAGGGCCTTCGTGATAATATGCTAGCAACAAGTGCACTCCTTTTTTTTGCTGTAGCATTATTGTTACCCAAGGCGCTAACAACCATAGCTCGTTGGAAACCTCAGCGCCCGCTACTTTGGCATATAGGTTTCCATATTAGCGGGATTTTGCTCTTTTCGTTTGTTGCGGCAATTACTGCTATCACAAAAGACAATCAGGCACTGTACCCTTTGGTCTTTATGCCCTCTTCGGCCGCGTTAGCTTTGTTACAGAACAATAGCAGCGACCTAGTGGATATTTTCTTTCCCGCATCTATTGCCTATGGATTCGTTGTCATATGGGTGCTTGTATGGGGTGCGAGGCGATATCTCCGTAGACTCGATAAAGAGGAAAATATTGTTTTTAGAAAATCATAATAACGACGTAACCGAATGGCCACTTTATCCAAGGACTTACTTATAGCTTGCCATCAATCGGCTAGACAGGCGGTGAGTGCTATGGAGCTTCCCTTTGGCCAATTTATATGGAGGGGATTAGGTGGCATGTGGAAAGGAAATGAAGCTGGCAGCTCCATAGACTTTAGAGATCACCATGTATATTCACCAGGAGATGACCCCAGGCATATAAATTGGCAGATATATGGTCGGACGGGTGACTATGTCATGAAAGTCTATGAGCAGGAAATCAGACCACAGGTAGATATTGTTTTCGATGGATCTGCATCAATGGCCATTGATAAAGAGAAGGAGAGGAGGAGCATAGAACTTCTTTATTTCTGTCTAGAAAACGCTTGGAAGGCGGGTGCAAGTGTACGTTTGCGCATACTGAGGTCTGCCAAGTTAGAGGAGGTAGACTTGAAATCACTTTCAACACACCAATGGTCATTTAATTGGTTCAGAGAAAACGAGAGTAAAATAGAAGTAAAGGCTATTACTTGGAACAAAAGTGGATTTAGAGTGCTGGTCTCAGATTTACTTTATCAGATGCAAGGCACTGGGCATTTAGGCCGCCTTCCTGTTTTTAGCTCTAATAGTCTTGGCCTAGTGTTGGTTCCATTTTCCGTGGATGAAGTATTTCCTAAATGGACTGGGAATATAGAATTTGAGAATTGTGAAACAGGGGTGCTAAAGAAACAAAGAATTCAGAAACAAACGATAGAAGGTTATAAGCAAAGGTATTATAAGCATTTTGGTCTCTGGAGAGAGGCATGTAGTAAACGTAATATAAGGATGGCGCGTGTGTCTGCAAAAGGGACTTTGCAGAGTGCCTTGAGGGATGAAGCTCTCACGGAAGGCTGTCTAGACTTAGCTTTATAAATAGTAGCATACATCATTGATGACTTCTCTACTCTTTTCTAATCCATGGGGGTGGCTGGGCCTATTAGGGTTGCCGTTGGTCGTCTTGATTCATTTTTTACAGCAACCTACAAAAAGAGTGATCACGAGCACTTTGTTTCTATTTGAACACACACCCCCTCAAAGTTTTAGAGGAAGTGTCATTGAGCAATTGAGAAATTCTTGGCCACTCTGGCTGCAGCTTTTAGCAGTATTACTACTTACATGGTTATTACTAGAACCTAGATGGGTGCAAAAGCGAAGCGAGTCAGATGTTATTATTGTCTTGGATAGTAGTGCATCTATGTGGCCATATAAGCAAAAACTCCTGAAACAAGTTAGTGGGATAGCAGATTTTTTTCAATCGGTAAGTGCTTCCACAAATTGGTTACTGATGGAAAGTGCCAGTCAACGGGGTCTTTTGTATAGAGGGCAAAATCAATCAGAACTCTTGAATTTACTGCAAGAGTGGGAACCAATATGGGGGATGCATGATTCTTCAAAAGCTCTCGAAATTGCTCTACAGAGAAAAGGAGATAATGGAGTAGTCATATTTTTTACAGACCATAGAGCGACCTTGCCTGCGGGTGTTGTTGGGGTGGGTGTCGGCAGCCCAATCAATCAAGTTGGTTTTGTGGGCTCAAACATAAGAAAAAATATAAATTCTACAGAGTGGACAGCGCTTGTTAAGAATTGGGGCACTATGCCCGCAGAAAGAATATGGTGGATAGAAAGTGACTTAGAGACCAAAGATGAAAATTTATTACAGCTAGAGCCTAATCAAGCGGTTGTTTTGAAAGGTCTAGTGCCCAAAGACATTACGGAATGGACGATTCACTTGGCTGAGGATGACTTTCCACTAGATAATACCATGCCAATATTGAGACCTTTGGATAAAACTTTGAATCTATATATTGATGTAAAAGGAAAAATGAAGAGAGTTCTCGATAAGCTTATCACTAGTAATAGTTACCTTCAGCTTGTTGCTAATGAGAATGAGGCGGATGTTATTCTAGCCACTAGCTTGACTGGCTTTGTCTTGGGCATGGATGGTAAAGAACCCCGGGCTAATATTATCTTTAGAACACCGCGCAATAAAGCCGGCTCGAGGGAGCCGGCCCCTATTATCCAGGAGACACATCCATTTACAAGGGGAGTGAGTTGGCAAGGACTACTGAGCTCTGGGCCTATGAGCTTTCAAATGGGGGAAGAAGATCAAGTGCTTCTATGGCAAAAAGATAAGCCCTTGATTTTTCTTGGAAGCAAAAAAGGAAAACCTCAACTGATGTTTAATTTCGATTTTGAACACTCTAATGCGGATAGATTACCTGCCTTCTTAATACTATTACATAGATACTTTCTAGAGGTTGCGGAAGGGAAAGTAGCGTATCATCGCCGTATTCTTAAAACCAATGAAATCCTCTCGCTAGAAGAGATACCGGACGGAAGTTCGATAGTGGCGAAAACCGAGTTTGCAGAAAACGTTAGCCATAAAGTTCTAACTACGAGGCAGGCACGGCAAATGGCGGCTTCCGGCAAGCCCTCAAGGCTGAGTATTGAACTAGAAGGGCAAGAAATATTGCGTGCAGCCGTGCAATTTGAGGAACCATTGGAAGCCGACTTAAGAAAAGCAGAGTCATATTCGGATCTAGAAAATGAAATGAGAGCTTTGCAAAAAAGTAGCTCCAAACCGGATCCCTGGGAAGCCTGGTGGATCGTTATCATACTGGCAGGATTAGTTTTAAGTTGGTATTTCCAATCTAGCTATAGCTTAAGTAAGGCAAATAAGAATTTATGAAGCCTTATTTAGGTGAACCACAGTGGTTAATTTTAATATTGATTTGCATGCTTGCGGCATGGCGTTGGCCTTTTCTTAAGCTGCATAGTCCACTGCGTGCTGCTATCCTTCTATTAGGTATCCTGTCATTGGGAGAGCTCCGTTTTGGTTCTAAATCGGATGATATGGATTTATGGGTTTTGATAGACCGTTCTGATTCGGTAAAAGCTACGGTTCAAGAAAGTTTTAAAGAGTGGAAAGCTATTCTTAGTGATCAACAAAAAGTGGGAGACCGCTTACATTTTGTAGATTATGCTGCTGATGTCCGGTTTTTAGAACAAGAAACAGAACCCTTCAATAATAATAGCACGGAAACGAGAACGGGCCTGGCAATTCAAACGGTGTTATCTCGGGTAGATGAAAGGCGTTTCAACCGATTGTTGTTGCTCACAGACGGTTATACAACTGAGCAGATGGTCGGGGTGCTACAGAATCTAAAGCAACAGCGAATTGCTTTAGATTACCGTCTCATAGAGACGGATACTTGGATGGATTATCAGGTGGGTGCGTTTCGTTTGCCCGCAAGAGTTCAGCCTGGGCAAGCTTTCATGTTAGAAGCCAAGGTGATGGGAATGCCTAATGGAGAGCGTAAATTTCAAGTAAGATTAGGTGAACAGATAGTATACGAAGGGCAAACCACTGTAGAGGAGGGTGTCGGTAGGATACGATTAACAGATAGGTTAGCCAACACAGGAGCGTACAAGTATACAATAGAGCTAGATAGTGAAGGAGATGCGCTTAGCGAAAACAATCGTGCGGAACAGTGGGTGGAGGTTGGAGGCGAGTACTCGGTATTACTTTTGACAAGTTATGAGAATGACCCTTTGGCTAAGATACTAAAGGCGAAAGGTTTCAATGTTAGGGTGGTCACTAGACCAGAAATTTTGGATGTTAGTGCATTATCTGGAGTTAAGGTTGTTGTTATAAATAATGTAGCAGTCAACAGGGTATCAAGTGAATTTATGGAAGGACTAAACTTCTTTGTAAAATCTCAAGGTGGGGGACTAATGATGGGTGGCGGCAAGTATAGTTTCGGTTCAGGGGGATACTTTTCATCAAAAATTGATGGACTGATACCTGTTTCAATGGAGTTGCGTAAAGAACATCGCCAACTGGCTGTGGCCATGTCTCTAGTTTTGGACCGTTCTGGAAGTATGTCTGCTTCTGTCGCATCTGGTTCTGAACAGACTACAAAGATGGGCTTGGCCAATGAGGGTGCAGCAAGGACCATTGGGTTACTAGGAGATTTAGATAGTATTTC encodes the following:
- a CDS encoding AAA family ATPase; this translates as MASNNLTEEDLQGATEKLNRLKKELNEVLYGQQTLIEMVIIGILARGHLLLEGLPGLGKTALVKALAKCVDLDSRRIQFTPDLLPGDITGNPILKESKGERHFVFQPGPLFTNLVLADEINRASPKTQAALLEAMQESFVTVLGETHALPKPFFVLATQNPIELEGTYPLPEAQLDRFLIKIEVQRNSVDVLQKIILNREIGTDPKINSVLTKQELEGLINLCHEIYLPDVVANYMAKIVNATHSGECEASTKIQYGASPRAAIALAATSKARALIKGRMNASFEDVRAMALPVLGHRVLLDYTAKLEGYTSHAIINQIIKDIDVLDAELPNTLESAKVK
- a CDS encoding ABC transporter ATP-binding protein, producing the protein MNCDSGTKGSIIEVASLVRSFEEVLAVNEISFSIKAGQVVGFIGANGAGKTTTMRVMATLDMPDSGVVKIAGYNVTDDPQEIRRLLGWMPDAFGVYEHTTVLDYLDFHARAHGYNGCERRKRIDEVMQFADLTGLAERPMNGLSKGMGQRLCLGRTLIHDPQVLILDEPAAGLDPKARIEFKNLVRLLADQNKTIFISSHILSELGEMCDEMLFIEKGEIVHHGSAESLKRNNETNIEVEIATTNEAKKLSEWLQVNKGWKKLGESKNRVRASYESQDDHDLAGELRRMVNEGIRVYELKIVERRLEDAFVDILKRSTMAEDKES
- a CDS encoding DUF58 domain-containing protein, yielding MATLSKDLLIACHQSARQAVSAMELPFGQFIWRGLGGMWKGNEAGSSIDFRDHHVYSPGDDPRHINWQIYGRTGDYVMKVYEQEIRPQVDIVFDGSASMAIDKEKERRSIELLYFCLENAWKAGASVRLRILRSAKLEEVDLKSLSTHQWSFNWFRENESKIEVKAITWNKSGFRVLVSDLLYQMQGTGHLGRLPVFSSNSLGLVLVPFSVDEVFPKWTGNIEFENCETGVLKKQRIQKQTIEGYKQRYYKHFGLWREACSKRNIRMARVSAKGTLQSALRDEALTEGCLDLAL
- a CDS encoding VWA domain-containing protein, with protein sequence MTSLLFSNPWGWLGLLGLPLVVLIHFLQQPTKRVITSTLFLFEHTPPQSFRGSVIEQLRNSWPLWLQLLAVLLLTWLLLEPRWVQKRSESDVIIVLDSSASMWPYKQKLLKQVSGIADFFQSVSASTNWLLMESASQRGLLYRGQNQSELLNLLQEWEPIWGMHDSSKALEIALQRKGDNGVVIFFTDHRATLPAGVVGVGVGSPINQVGFVGSNIRKNINSTEWTALVKNWGTMPAERIWWIESDLETKDENLLQLEPNQAVVLKGLVPKDITEWTIHLAEDDFPLDNTMPILRPLDKTLNLYIDVKGKMKRVLDKLITSNSYLQLVANENEADVILATSLTGFVLGMDGKEPRANIIFRTPRNKAGSREPAPIIQETHPFTRGVSWQGLLSSGPMSFQMGEEDQVLLWQKDKPLIFLGSKKGKPQLMFNFDFEHSNADRLPAFLILLHRYFLEVAEGKVAYHRRILKTNEILSLEEIPDGSSIVAKTEFAENVSHKVLTTRQARQMAASGKPSRLSIELEGQEILRAAVQFEEPLEADLRKAESYSDLENEMRALQKSSSKPDPWEAWWIVIILAGLVLSWYFQSSYSLSKANKNL
- a CDS encoding VWA domain-containing protein codes for the protein MKPYLGEPQWLILILICMLAAWRWPFLKLHSPLRAAILLLGILSLGELRFGSKSDDMDLWVLIDRSDSVKATVQESFKEWKAILSDQQKVGDRLHFVDYAADVRFLEQETEPFNNNSTETRTGLAIQTVLSRVDERRFNRLLLLTDGYTTEQMVGVLQNLKQQRIALDYRLIETDTWMDYQVGAFRLPARVQPGQAFMLEAKVMGMPNGERKFQVRLGEQIVYEGQTTVEEGVGRIRLTDRLANTGAYKYTIELDSEGDALSENNRAEQWVEVGGEYSVLLLTSYENDPLAKILKAKGFNVRVVTRPEILDVSALSGVKVVVINNVAVNRVSSEFMEGLNFFVKSQGGGLMMGGGKYSFGSGGYFSSKIDGLIPVSMELRKEHRQLAVAMSLVLDRSGSMSASVASGSEQTTKMGLANEGAARTIGLLGDLDSISVLAVDQKPHEIIRQMPLLGQKEKLIQTVRKINPGGGGIYVYNGIKAGWEQLKKAEVGQRHMILFADAQDAEQRAEYKSLLTEMKMEGAKISVIGLGKETDRDAEFLKDIAKRSGGRIFFNENPVDLPALFAQETVTVARSAFIDQEVPWLATPGWSQIASSNLDGPEQVNGYNLSYLKSDATAAVVSGDSYRAPLIAFWQRGAGKVAAVTFPLGGEYSEEVRQWSGYADFIRTTIRWLKGADIPSGLFVDTQLFGNELEINFYHSNNWTETLAENTPQILISLGSTKTVEKLLWEKMKPGHYQARKKISAGERLRGVVQMNEIQIPFGPITNGENAEWARNKSRLQELEEISRLSGGQMRLDLSDAWKREGRMVDKDLTIFLLSVVLILLLLEAWITRMDLDLVALAKTQIKRFKA